The Rosa rugosa chromosome 3, drRosRugo1.1, whole genome shotgun sequence sequence CATTCCAGAACCAAACAAGCCTCTGTTTTCTTTCTGAACAGGCTGCCACACTGTTTCAAGCAATCCAGTTCCCGTATAACTGATTGAGATAAAAGCAGTTGCAATCATTAGGATCGGTTGTACAAATAAATTATACTCGGGCAATGTCAATGATATATGTGAATCACTTCAAATTTCATTACCCATTCTTGGAATGATCAAATGAGTCCCCTTAAGACCTTGTAGAAGTTGCAATGACTTCCTTGATTCCTTGTGAAGGAGAGTATTAGTGTCTGCAACCATAGTCCAGCCCCTCTTTCCTTCTCCAGCAAATTTAttctgaaaattaaatttttgAGTAGTAAGTTCATACTTGATAAAGCTACTTAGAGCCACAGGAATAAATTCTTGAAACAAATTTAACGTTTAGTGTTAGTCAACTTACAGAGAGTGTATTCTTGACCTTCTCCTTCGTTCGACTACAAGCAAGAAATGTGCTGTTTTTAGTAGCTACATCGGGGACTGAAGCTTCTGATGTGCTGCTTTTAGTAGCTACATCGGGCACTGAAGCTTCTGATGTGCTGTTCTTGCCTGCAGAACTTTTAAGTAGTGATTGGAATGGCATCCTTTTCGTGCTGCTTGTGAGCATCAACTTTTTTTCCAGCCTTGCTTGATTCCCAGTAGTAGTTTCTACTGATTTGCTTTCTTGGATATCCTTCAATTTCTGGTTCTCTTTCCCTGGAGATACAAGCAGATCTTCTCTAGGGATATTGGAATTGAAGTTTTGCTTCGACAAGGATGATCTGTGGGATTTGGAATCGGTTAATTCTAGCTTACCCTTCTTCTTCAAGGACCTCAGTCGAAGAGTATTTGGTGTGAAGTTTTCCTTGTCAGGAGTAAAGATTTCCTGCTCCTCTTGAGTATCATCCAGCTTAATTTCTACCTCAAACTTCTTTTTCAAGGACCTCAGACGAAGAGTATTTGGTGTTAGATTCTCCTTGTCTGGAGTAAAGCTTTCCACCTTCTGTTCATTATCATTATCAATTCCTGCCTGTTCATTATCGTTATCAATTCCTGCCTCCACAGTAGTTCTTTCTCTGCTTCTCTCTGTTTGAATCGTAACAGCACTAGCAGGTTTACCTCTTCTTTCCCAAATGCTTTCTCCAAAGATTGACTTATCTTCGGATCTCAGGGGAGGGCTATTACAGAATTCTGATTCAGGCTGTCCTCCTGCAGTGCAGATAGATAGTGGAGTCTGGTTCTCTTTGTCATCTATTTTCTCTGAGAGATCCCTGTCTGGTGAAAATGAGTCTACAAAATCTGTGACAAGAGGCACAGAGGAGATGGTTTTGGTATCCCTCTTTTCATGGTGGTTTTTGGGTGACACACTTCTCTTTTCAGTTTCTCCACGTCTTTCATCAACAAGACATCTGATTTCATTAGAAATCTCAAAATCCAGGTTAACCAGCAAGGTAGGTTTTTGTGATGGGTTTTCTTCTTCACCttgttgattgttgatctcCCCAAGGACTTCCCCAACCAGCAAGGATGAGTTCTCCGTCACAAAAGGTCCAGCTGAAAGACACAAGACATTATCATTCTGTCCATGGTCTTTGCTCAAAGAGCTTTGGTCAGCATTTGTCCCAGGTATTTGCGCAGCAGGATAGGCACCCTCTTCCTTGTCATCGGAATATTCAAGAGGTTCAGAAGATAGACACAATTGATCAGCCTGTCCATGGTCTTTCGTTATAGAGCTTTTGCCATCCAGATTAACCAGCGAGTCTGATTTTGCTTCTGGGGTCAGATTTACTTCTTCAACTTGTTGATGTTTCGTCTCCGCAAGGACTTCTCGGATCAGCAAGGATGAATTCTCTATCACAAAAGGTCCAGCTGAAAGACCAGAGATATCACTCTGTCCCTGGTCTTTTTCCAATTCAGAACCTCCTGTGACACAATTTAGTTGCACGTACTGGTTTTCCTTTGAATTAGAAGTAGAGTCTTCAAGAGGAAAAAACAGGTTCACCGATTCAGTTCCAAAGGCGCAGAAGCTTGACAACACATTCTCTTGGCCAACAACTTTTGACGAGTTCTCACCACCATGTTCACTTCGGTCTTCTTCTTCAGGCATTGGAGGTGCTGATGGGATCTCCTTCCGCCCAATAAATCCCAAATTATCACCACAGACTAGAGATTCAGTAGATTCAAATTCTGCTTTTTCAATTGGCAAAATATTCACAACCTGTAACACACACAagagcaaaagaaaatccttGTAATCATTTTAACAAACATCTTACAGTCTATATCTCCACCTACTCAACTCGCATAACAAATACAGGAGAGAGAAATCTACACACATTCAtttgtaaaataaaatgcaCAACTGCTTAATTACCTGGTCTATTTCTGGAATCTCACACATCTTTTTCTCTTCACAATCATCTTCTGATGAGTTGCCAACACCttgttcactttgatctcctCCTCGAGGCACCGGAGGTTGAATTAATCCCATATTTTCATCAGAGAATAAAGACTCCATACCCTCAAAATTCATATCAGAACAATCAGGTTCTGCGTTTTCAACTGGCAAACAATTCAGAACCTGCAACACATTGAATTCTTGTTATCAACATTTCAACGAACACCTTAATCAGCTGCAGCCAAACAAAAACCCTAACCAATTCAATCCGCATCAAGAAATTCAAAGCAGAGAAGCCAAAGAAGACAATTGGTCTCACCCTGAGTGCGTCTTGTTCATAGGCGTGGCTCAAAGGAATCCAGTGAAGCCTGTAGAGCCTGCTAGAAGCACCAACCCTGAGCGTGTCCCCTTGCCTCAGCTCTACTCGAACCCCTGGCTCAATCCTCTTCTCCGAGATCCAAGTCCCATGGACTGCAATTACACTAGAGATGAGTCCGAGcaaaaaccctagagaaaaaacaaaaattgaaagaaaaaccTACCTGATGATAAATCGGTGAGGGAAAGCCTGTGGGAGGAGGGATTAGAGAGGATTTGGAGGTGGAATCTGCTGACGCTGGGGTGAGTCAACACGATGTTGCAGTCGGGGTGCCGTCCGACGATCAAGATTTCTTCGGTTTCTTGATGGACGGACGAGATTGGTTCCGAGTGTGGCGGTGGTGGGGGTTTGTTGACGATGAAGATGTTCTTGAGAATCGCTCCGTTCTTAAGGACTGTGAACACTGGGATTTTGGGCTCTTCTTCAACCACTGTTTTAGCTTTCTCGTCGCCGCCCATGGTGGCTTTGCTTCCTGAAATTTCACTTGGAATTAGGGATTTGAATGGTGCTTCGGTTTTTGTTCAAGAATTCGGACtctgtgagtgagagagagagagagagagagagatttgaaaATCTGTTGGGAATTGAAGAGAAAATATTTGGAAGGttctggtggtggtggtggtggtggtggggtgtTATTTCGAAAAGGCGACCGTTGCGATTTTCTACTCAACGGGCATCTGTTTGTTTTCCGCTCAAATGGGGCGttatagaaaataaaataaaagacaatttttttttttttagtaaaatagtcggtttttttttttttttttattgttcaatcacacggtgtcctcaaaggcttcttaggcccagagactagggatggcaatggggcgggttggggatggggatcacaataccatccccatccccgggGTCATTTTctacccccatccccgccccaatccctaataaaaatatattggggattccccgtccccatccccattggggactaagcctccaaacccgccccaaatccccaataagaatttaataaataaaataattttttctcatattgcattttttaaaatcaaaatctacaacaaataaatttaaaatatgattaaattcataaatcataattcagttagtgcaaaagtcaaaacaccattaaagtaaaagtgtaccattaaagtaaagtagtaaatgtatatatttgtgatttatattataaaaaataaattaaaatatatataagttaaatatatgtatatattattggggcgggtttggggatggggatcacaataccatccccgccccatccccaatcttagatagcggggattggggatccccatccccattccccatttgtccctgaattctccccccattaggggcgggtatccaatggagctccgccccgctggggatttttgccatccctaccAGAGACGGGGGATCTTGTCAAAACGCTTCCTctcccctggccaccaagaatatattgggatttaactccaataagcgtcggcgggattcgaacccgggtatgagggttccacacctggaggctcttaccaactcgaccacctgtggtggttaaaATAGTCGGCTCGTTATTGTAGGTACAATCTATCGATAAAAAATCAGTAATGAAATCAGCCGAGAATAGGTCTCAATGATTTAGAACTCCTAAAAGAAGCAAATTTAACTAGAGTATCAGTTACACAATTGGCTTGACGATAAGCATGGCGGAATATAGAACCTGGAACCAAATTAAGTCCATATATAACGTTATCATACACACGATCCAAATGAGAAATGTGGGGAATGGCAACCTGCTTGTTAGCTTTGGCAAGAAGCATTGAATTCGTCTAAAAATCACTAGAGACAACCCTTGTTCCCGTGCAAAGAGAACTGCTATTCTTCCTGCAAGATTCTCAGCATGTTCAACTGACTAAATAAACGAGATTGCTTGATATTAGGCCTGACATTTAAACCCGTAACCCACAAACCCGCACGATACCCGCACGCTAAAAACCCGCCCGTTTATTAATCCGGGCTAAGAAAAGCCCGCACGCAAAAAACCCGTAAATTAACGGGCCTTGCGTGCTAAACCTGTTGGAACCCGTTAACTCAAAACCCTTCCCAAAGACCCATTTTGATTCTTTCTGTCTTTCGGCAACCACAAACTACGCGAGCACAGCAACCTCCACAAACaacccttttcttttccttcacccaaaaaccgactctctctctctctctctctctctctctctctctctctctctctctctctctctctctctctctctctctctctctctctctctctctctctctctctctctctctctctctctctctctctctctctctctctctgttttgcTTCCTTTCTCCAAAGCTATTCACTTTCTTATGACTAGCTATGGCTTCAGATCTAATACTACTTTGAATATGACAAATAGTTATTGCAGAGCCAATAGTTACCTTTTGAATGTTGGAAGCTTTACGCCTTTGGCAGACATCAAAAACTAACTCTTGAAATTGTTCTTGTTAACAAACATTCTGCAacttttaatcttttattaattttaatttgttttcatCGTACGTCTTTGTTGCTTACAAATTTAAATTTACTCCTTTGTTTTAAAGTGACTAAAGCTGGAATGATGTTCATAGTTCTTCAATCTTCAactcactaggccaaaaaatgaatcagacgacagtttttcactgtcgtctgataaggcacgttgctgttgtctatctcaatgtcgTCTGATAGGTGAATCAGACAATAGGACGTAACTGTCGTCTGAGAAAATTTTGCACAACAGCAACGACCTACATGACTAttgtctgaacaccagaaaGAACAACAGCGACAAGTATGCTAACTCTTGTGCAAATCAATTTCAGACAACAGCTGCTAGAAGAGAGAAACTTGTGAAGAAGAATCAGAAAACATTGGGTTGTaaataaactgttgtctgaatgaaggtTGTACATCACCTGACTAGTTGTTTTCTATGGACTGGATTTAAAcaagacaacagaaaattgaagaaagCATTGTCTGTTTGTATTTGATACTGCATgtttctgaagaaaaaaaaaaaaaaactgttgtttgaatttttattgGACAATGGTTTCAATGTAGAGTCTTATTGTGTTGTAATGGCTCCAACAACAATTTTTGCTATCCATTTAGTTGTGTTAGCTCCCTTGGACAATTGTTTTTACTTAGTTGAGAGTGGTATGAAAGTGAcactaatattttactaaaaacAACTTTGATAATAAACTCCAATAGATCCAACAAAGGCAATTTCATAAAGCATTAATCCATTTCATTAGCTTAACAAGCTTTCTAATTTCATAAGATTTACATGATGATAAAGAATAATACAATTTGCTGGGTGTTCCGAGCTTGATCTCCCAATGACTCCACattgcctttcatttccatcATCTCAGTTCAAAGCCTTGAGCAGTTTGATACAAAATTTCTCATAAGTGGTTTATCTGCAAACGATAGCAAAGATAGACTAACGATAAAGGAGAATCCATATATTAACTGCAAGTATATTCTAGGCAAGTATTTCCAACATTTTGTAATGAAGTACTAGCAGGCCCCAACCTTTCACAGTTCCTCAGAGAACATTTCACTGGTTCATCATCATCTGCAAGGGGGAGGGGGAAGACATcaagaaactttctacaaatcaTGATCACCTTCTTCTACTTAAAAACACTTAAATCTATCATCTTCTGTTTGAAGAAATAGCAGTATAATAAATGAATATCTGATTCGATGGTAATAGATTCTATGAATGACTTTCTTTTGGTTTAGAAAGAGCTAGCACTATCCTATCAAAGCCTGCTTGAAAGTAATATATTATATTATCATTATAATAATGGTGGCCTTAAAATGAGGATACAAAATTATATTAATGATAAATCAAGGGGGTCATTCGAGACTTAGAGACTTAGAGACTTAGACCAAGTTTTGAATGCATACGCAGCATACCAGTACTTTCAAAAGCTTCATGAATTTTGAAGTGCAATAATTGTACAATGTCTACAAGCTTCGGCATAACCTGTAAAAAAATAAGATATTAGAAAGAATTAGTAAATATTATTGATTTATCTGGTGAAGGATTAAAGGACCGACTTTAACCCCATTACTTCACAAGAACATGCATATGACTaatatttgataggagcataaagtgcgacaatattattgagtatatgccccattttagccttgtttctcccttaagtttcgtgttttgagtcatcgagtcattttaagagtattgtagagtgtttggcgtgaaataagcggaaaaagataaattcatgaaaaatcctagctggatcaggattcctcactgtcgactgtttttgcggtctttacattttaattccctttattttctatagaaaattctgatattctcctgcttgttgtaggaaaccttgcctggtggaactcttggaaccAGCAatgatggagtcataaaataaagcatttaagacatttgaccaagcaatgaagaaggggaaataaaggagaaagatgtttcaactggaaaataaataagagaaagacgtttcagcttgttaaaagaccccattatgagaggaattaaggccataaaggagacgtttcagttgggaaattaacggaattatgatgcaatcccatccgtccaatgatgaagggtatgatcgacaaaagccaaccaatgctcccctataaataggcaacgtccagaatagAATTggtatcacttcccggcctatcacttcctggccaaaagctattccaagactttgcccaattcacttctccaacctccaacacctacaagaccgtgaccaccatccatccatcaatctacgaagttcttaagcgctgagtcaaggacgctccaccaccatagcagagacgagttcatcaccttgttgctaagccgctgaggaaagcttcaaagtgtaactatgactctacttataatttttgtttcggttttgtgtgtttggatttgcgagttgtgtaattggagacatgagattttcagaatatttttattaatatttttgagattttcagtttattattgagttaattttgagaattcttttatgatgcatgttacaatcttgtgcccttttatgtgtttaggtaattttcagagttaggttcataagtttgcatgcaagaataatggtgagagttcttgtgtgtttgcttaatttgccaagagtaattattatttgttaaggcgctgagttaaacaagtagcaattagttctaaaaagtggtaaaaatcatgctttaatgattaaacgattctggaaattacgtgttaaattctatgtgtaatggttaatttacacgtgtgagttgattcgagggttagataatactactagttaagagaattacgctgagtgttttcgaaaattagtagtattagtcttggtaaggacttttccgatccaagcctacattagaacgaatcagataaatggattgatccgctgaggcttttcatttgggctcttatctatgcattcaagatgggcacagttttgtagcatgttgaaatgaatttctgagtggtattggtctaggttagggaagtcgatcattgtatataggtttatttgttttgtttttattttaagtagattaggaaccaaatctcaaaacccccattttattcttttatttgttaattgacctttttgtgtaggtgtaccctacaatccccggactgaacgatccctgcttgacaggacccaccccggatttcaccctgaaatccgaagtggccctgcggggcccaccttagaagaaattctaccaaaaatttggcagaacttcccctaaaatgggctacccaaaacctgtagaaagcatttacacttctaaatcaaatcatccttatacttctggagctaccctgctccccaactcaacatcaatctccaattcacaaaacacaaacctcaacttgaaaaacataaatcccataggtaatcagagcaattctaatagaaaggtaaataaagacaacctaactcaaaggcaaccgcagaagccatgctgttgactatgcctcaactccgtgtacgcccgacctcaaccaattcgcctgcaaactgggcatttgaaaccgaagggcccaggggaaagtattgaaaacacgttagtgtgagtggacaaaaataagcaattttaaacaaaagagATTTTATACTTCCCCAcatttaattattaaaaaaaatctccCGATGCATGCACTGATTTAGGAAACGAAACAAAAGGAGTTctgctcaagaaaaccgactagccccgctagtcccAAACAACTGAAAGGAAGGATGGAAACTCCGATACTCAACAGAATAAGACCAGCCCTGCTGGTTAAAcggaaatcagactaggccccgctagtcaagtaatgataggatatggggaagaaatatcaccatacgggtaatggagcctcccaggctctacctatcctcgactgccactcacacatagattgtgcgaggaggagaactaataacctcgacttccactcacacatagattgtgtgaggaggagaacattacctcgactgccacccacgtgaggaggagaataaatcacctc is a genomic window containing:
- the LOC133736027 gene encoding FHA domain-containing protein PS1: MGGDEKAKTVVEEEPKIPVFTVLKNGAILKNIFIVNKPPPPPHSEPISSVHQETEEILIVGRHPDCNIVLTHPSVSRFHLQILSNPSSHRLSLTDLSSVHGTWISEKRIEPGVRVELRQGDTLRVGASSRLYRLHWIPLSHAYEQDALRVLNCLPVENAEPDCSDMNFEGMESLFSDENMGLIQPPVPRGGDQSEQGVGNSSEDDCEEKKMCEIPEIDQVVNILPIEKAEFESTESLVCGDNLGFIGRKEIPSAPPMPEEEDRSEHGGENSSKVVGQENVLSSFCAFGTESVNLFFPLEDSTSNSKENQYVQLNCVTGGSELEKDQGQSDISGLSAGPFVIENSSLLIREVLAETKHQQVEEVNLTPEAKSDSLVNLDGKSSITKDHGQADQLCLSSEPLEYSDDKEEGAYPAAQIPGTNADQSSLSKDHGQNDNVLCLSAGPFVTENSSLLVGEVLGEINNQQGEEENPSQKPTLLVNLDFEISNEIRCLVDERRGETEKRSVSPKNHHEKRDTKTISSVPLVTDFVDSFSPDRDLSEKIDDKENQTPLSICTAGGQPESEFCNSPPLRSEDKSIFGESIWERRGKPASAVTIQTERSRERTTVEAGIDNDNEQAGIDNDNEQKVESFTPDKENLTPNTLRLRSLKKKFEVEIKLDDTQEEQEIFTPDKENFTPNTLRLRSLKKKGKLELTDSKSHRSSLSKQNFNSNIPREDLLVSPGKENQKLKDIQESKSVETTTGNQARLEKKLMLTSSTKRMPFQSLLKSSAGKNSTSEASVPDVATKSSTSEASVPDVATKNSTFLACSRTKEKVKNTLSNKFAGEGKRGWTMVADTNTLLHKESRKSLQLLQGLKGTHLIIPRMVIRELDCLKQCGSLFRKKTEACLVLEWIEECRVKTNWWIHVQSSLEDGRLIAPTPPASPLSLFSEDSWGLTSGTTSSFPFLRCKSSMELVSPAAEDHILDCALLHRKMSNEGQLVLLSSDITLKIKAMAEGLICETAQEFHESLVNPSSERFMWAGSCPRGRTWSYLADIVLAEKYNRCQLKKSSRGEGAKGLKLILLHNSQYGQIH